From the genome of Epinephelus moara isolate mb chromosome 10, YSFRI_EMoa_1.0, whole genome shotgun sequence, one region includes:
- the LOC126397154 gene encoding glypican-1-like, with amino-acid sequence MRLPVLLCVLACLSAAPGPVAGADRSCTDLRQFYTGKGFTLAGVPQTEISGEHLRMCPQGPTCCTSAMEENLGSLSTQETEGLIREAGRSLQSAFNALHRSFDTYFTELHSRSERSLQEALSPLGPLYSQNTRLYGDLYVDLRQYYRGSALNLDETLSEFWSRLLERTFKISAPTDVNLSEDYLECVAKQQETLRPFGDVPRDMKVKLIRAFVTARSFVQGLIVSADVVRKVSQVHLSPECTKALMKLVYCPHCRGIASVKPCSNYCSNVMKGCLANQADLDPEWQNLIDTMIQVASSFSTEPSLDVVLSSIPARIYEAVHYLQENMDTFTAKVYQTCGTPGEPGTGSPTLNEQRKKSGSLTASEYKPSPTAGLRLEMQVSDLSSKLREMRQYWVQLPVALCSKLAAGGAGQDKCWNGMTKARYLPEVMGDGLANQINNPEVELDITKPDMTIRQQIMQLKIMSNRLKNALDGNDVDFQDASDDISGSGSGMCVSGHCSRNRPGLYAYSPDNNRVRGAAASRTRLCGFLLLFPPVILLLQR; translated from the exons GTGAACATCTGAGGATGTGTCCTCAGGGTCCAACCTGTTGTACCAGCGCCATGGAGGAGAACCTGGGCAGTCTGAGCACACAAGAGACCGAGGGACTGATCAGAGAGGCTGGCAGATCGCTGCAGTCTGCCTTCAACGCTCTCCACAGGAGCTTCGACA CTTATTTCACTGAGCTGCACAGTCGCTCTGAGCGCTCTCTTCAGGAGGCGCTGTCTCCACTCGGGCCCCTGTACTCCCAGAACACTCGCCTCTACGGAGATCTGTACGTCGACCTGCGACAGTACTACCGGGGCTCCGCTCTCAACCTGGACGAGACCCTGTCTGAGTTCTGGTCCCGCCTCCTGGAGCGCACCTTTAAAATCTCTGCCCCCACAGAT GTCAACCTGTCAGAAGACTACCTTGAATGTGTTGCCAAGCAACAAGAGACGCTGCGGCCATTTGGAGACGTCCCACGGGACATGAAGGTGAAGCTGATCCGGGCTTTTGTCACAGCCAGGTCGTTTGTCCAGGGGCTGATAGTCAGCGCAGATGTGGTCAGGAAGGTCTCACAG GTTCATCTGAGTCCAGAGTGTACCAAAGCCCTGATGAAGCTGGTTTACTGCCCCCACTGTCGCGGCATAGCCTCTGTCAAACCCTGCTCCAACTACTGTTCCAACGTGATGAAGGGCTGCCTGGCTAACCAAGCTGACCTGGACCCCGAGTGGCAGAACCTTATAG ACACCATGATCCAGGTGGCCTCTAGTTTCAGCACGGAGCCCAGTCTCGATGTGGTCCTCTCTTCCATCCCTGCTCGGATCTACGAGGCTGTTCACTACCTGCAGGAAAACATGGacactttcacagcaaaa GTGTACCAGACATGTGGAACTCCAGGTGAACCAGGAACAGGAAGTCCGACCCTTAAtgagcagaggaagaagagcgGCTCCCTGACTGCATCAGAGTACAAACCCTCTCCAACCGCTGGGCTCAGACTGGAGATGCAg GTGTCAGATCTGTCCAGTAAGCTGAGGGAGATGCGGCAGTACTGGGTCCAGCTCCCTGTGGCACTTTGCAGCAAATTGGCAGCAGGAGGCGCCGGTCAGGATAAATGCTGGAACGGCATGACTAAAGCCAG GTACCTTCCAGAGGTGATGGGTGACGGCTTGGCCAATCAGATTAACAACCCTGAGGTGGAGCTTGACATCACAAAGCCAGACATGACTATCCGGCAGCAGATCATGCAACTCAAAATCATGAGCAACAGGCTGAAAAACGCACTGGATGGCAATGATGTGGACTTCCAGGATGCAA GCGATGACATCAGCGGCTCAGGAAGCGGGATGTGcgtgagtggtcattgttctCGGAACAGACCAGGATTGTATGCCTACTCGCCAGACAACAACCGAGTCAGAGGCGCAGCCGCGTCTCGAACCCGCCTCTGTGGCTTCCTACTCCTGTTCCCACCGGTCATCCTGCTGCTTCAGCGATGA